A section of the Clostridium felsineum DSM 794 genome encodes:
- a CDS encoding ABC transporter ATP-binding protein, with protein MEEAVLKIRHLKKYFPIKTGFFRKTTGYVKSVDDVSFDIGQNEIMGLVGESGCGKTTTGRTILRLMEKTEGEVLYNNKDIFSLGKNELRKLRPEIQMIFQDPYSSLNPRMTVAEIVGEALLDHNLCKKEEVNKRVEEMITACGLSSYHMRRFPHEFSGGQRQRIGIARSLILNPKFIVADKPVSALDVSVQAQVINLLVELQKKKGFACLFISHDLSVVQHICQKIGVMYLGSMVEMAGNEELFKNPLHPYTKALLSAVPIPDPTLKRNRIILKGDIPSPANPPSGCKFHTRCNYATERCSKEVPEYREITKGHFVACHLC; from the coding sequence ATGGAAGAAGCTGTTTTAAAGATAAGACACCTTAAGAAGTATTTTCCAATTAAAACTGGTTTTTTTAGGAAGACCACAGGATATGTGAAAAGTGTGGATGATGTATCCTTTGATATAGGTCAAAACGAGATAATGGGACTAGTAGGTGAATCAGGTTGTGGCAAAACAACTACAGGAAGAACTATTTTAAGACTTATGGAAAAAACAGAGGGAGAGGTTTTATATAATAATAAAGATATTTTCTCTTTGGGTAAAAATGAACTTAGAAAACTAAGACCGGAAATTCAAATGATATTTCAAGATCCATATAGTTCCTTAAATCCCAGAATGACAGTAGCAGAAATTGTTGGGGAGGCACTTTTAGATCACAATTTGTGTAAAAAAGAAGAAGTAAATAAAAGAGTTGAAGAGATGATAACTGCCTGTGGACTCTCTTCCTATCACATGAGAAGATTTCCACACGAGTTTTCAGGAGGACAAAGGCAGAGAATAGGTATAGCACGCTCTTTAATATTAAATCCTAAATTTATAGTTGCGGATAAACCTGTTTCGGCACTGGACGTTTCTGTGCAAGCACAAGTTATAAACTTACTTGTTGAACTTCAAAAGAAGAAGGGCTTCGCCTGTCTTTTTATATCTCATGACCTAAGTGTAGTTCAGCATATATGTCAGAAAATTGGAGTTATGTACCTTGGAAGTATGGTAGAAATGGCAGGAAATGAGGAGCTTTTTAAAAATCCACTTCATCCCTACACAAAGGCGCTTCTTTCAGCAGTACCAATTCCAGATCCTACACTTAAGAGAAACAGGATAATTCTTAAAGGAGATATTCCAAGTCCTGCAAATCCGCCAAGTGGTTGTAAGTTTCATACCAGATGCAATTATGCTACAGAAAGATGTTCAAAAGAAGTACCGGAGTATAGAGAAATAACTAAGGGGCATTTTGTTGCCTGTCACTTGTGTTAG
- a CDS encoding ABC transporter permease gives MLRYIVKRLLQMIPILIGVSIVIFIIFSLAPGDIVDNMGVNSHMTTAKASQLRHLYHLDRSRPVQYLYWLKDMVTGNFGYSLEYRQPVSTVIKSYIWNSFILSFAAFIAAIVLAIPIGIISATKQYSAFDSTFTVIALIGISIPAFFMGLLLMKWFCIDIKIFPSSGMTQAGSNAVGIKKVGDILWHMFLPFVVLTFESVASLMRYMRTSMLEVIRQDYIRTARAKGLREKVVIYRHALKNSLIPVITVLGMWLPGLFCGAIITEQIFSWPGIGRVTLQAASHRDYPLLMGFNMLIAVLTLLGNLVADVAYGIVDPRIRLEK, from the coding sequence ATGTTAAGATATATAGTGAAAAGATTATTACAAATGATCCCAATACTAATAGGTGTCTCCATTGTTATATTCATAATATTTTCACTTGCACCAGGAGACATAGTGGATAACATGGGCGTAAATAGTCATATGACAACGGCTAAGGCTTCTCAGTTAAGGCACTTATATCATTTGGATAGATCAAGGCCGGTGCAATATTTATATTGGTTAAAGGATATGGTTACTGGAAACTTTGGATATTCCTTAGAATACAGACAACCTGTTAGTACGGTTATAAAAAGCTATATATGGAATTCTTTTATTCTTTCATTTGCGGCCTTTATAGCAGCAATAGTTCTGGCAATACCTATAGGAATTATATCTGCTACAAAGCAATATTCAGCTTTTGATTCGACCTTTACGGTTATAGCACTTATAGGAATATCAATACCTGCATTTTTTATGGGGTTATTACTTATGAAATGGTTTTGTATAGATATTAAGATATTTCCTTCATCAGGTATGACTCAAGCTGGAAGTAATGCTGTAGGTATAAAAAAAGTTGGAGATATACTATGGCATATGTTTTTACCTTTTGTGGTGTTAACCTTTGAAAGCGTGGCAAGTCTCATGAGATATATGAGAACCAGTATGCTTGAAGTCATAAGGCAGGATTATATAAGAACCGCAAGAGCAAAAGGACTTAGGGAAAAGGTTGTTATATACAGGCATGCTCTTAAGAATAGCTTGATTCCAGTAATAACAGTATTAGGAATGTGGCTTCCAGGACTTTTTTGTGGTGCTATAATAACAGAGCAGATATTTTCTTGGCCGGGAATTGGAAGAGTAACACTTCAGGCAGCTAGCCATAGAGATTATCCGCTTCTTATGGGGTTTAATATGTTAATAGCGGTGTTAACTCTTCTTGGAAATTTAGTTGCAGATGTTGCCTATGGTATTGTTGATCCGAGAATTAGACTGGAGAAATAA
- a CDS encoding ABC transporter ATP-binding protein: MSEELLKVNKLKTYFYTSDGIVKAVDDVSFEVREKETLAIVGESGCGKSITAMSIMRLVESPPGKIEGGEIIFKGKDILKMSKNEIRDIRGNKISLIFQEPMTSLNPVFTVGKQIEEAIILHKKLDKKKAKEETIKMLTMVRIPRAEEVANSYPHELSGGMRQRVMIAMAISCTPELLIADEPTTALDVTIQAQILDIMRELKEKVKTSIILITHDLGVVAEMADYVVVMYAGKIVEKAPVIELYKNPKHPYTVGLLKSKPVINRLQDKLYSIKGQVPNPLDMPKGCYFNPRCEKAKDICREKQPSLRKLSDGHSVACWLYEEGK, translated from the coding sequence ATGTCGGAGGAATTACTTAAGGTTAATAAGCTTAAAACTTATTTTTATACAAGTGATGGAATAGTAAAGGCTGTAGATGATGTAAGCTTTGAAGTTCGTGAAAAAGAGACGTTAGCTATAGTTGGAGAGTCGGGCTGCGGAAAAAGCATTACTGCTATGTCTATAATGAGACTTGTAGAAAGCCCACCAGGGAAAATAGAAGGTGGAGAAATAATATTTAAAGGAAAAGATATTCTTAAAATGAGTAAGAATGAAATTAGAGATATAAGAGGAAATAAAATTTCTTTAATATTTCAAGAACCTATGACTTCCTTAAATCCTGTGTTTACCGTAGGAAAGCAAATAGAAGAAGCCATTATTCTTCACAAAAAGCTAGATAAAAAGAAAGCAAAAGAAGAGACTATAAAAATGCTTACTATGGTGAGAATACCTAGAGCAGAAGAGGTAGCTAATTCATATCCCCATGAACTTAGTGGAGGAATGAGGCAGAGAGTTATGATAGCTATGGCGATATCTTGCACGCCGGAGCTTTTAATAGCGGATGAACCTACAACAGCGTTAGATGTTACAATTCAAGCCCAAATACTTGATATAATGAGGGAACTTAAAGAGAAGGTTAAAACCTCAATAATACTTATAACTCATGATTTAGGAGTTGTTGCTGAGATGGCGGACTATGTGGTTGTAATGTATGCAGGCAAGATAGTTGAGAAAGCTCCAGTAATTGAACTTTATAAGAATCCGAAGCATCCTTACACTGTAGGGCTTTTAAAGTCAAAACCAGTTATAAATAGACTTCAAGACAAGCTTTATTCTATTAAGGGACAGGTCCCTAATCCACTGGACATGCCGAAGGGTTGTTATTTCAATCCAAGATGTGAGAAGGCAAAGGATATATGCAGAGAAAAACAGCCAAGTTTAAGAAAGCTTTCAGATGGGCATAGTGTTGCCTGCTGGCTTTATGAGGAGGGAAAATAG
- the opp4C gene encoding oligopeptide ABC transporter permease: MENKASAKVYDSSKIVSPKVMAWRRLKKNKLAVAGLFILIFMVIFSILGPVVSPYTTDTMDYSSPTIGPCLHHLLGTDELGRDVLTRLMYAGRISLAVGIAAVVVEIIVGSMLGAVSGFYGGIIDGLIMRIADVFLCIPFFPILITIAALFSDLKIKSQFKVPFLMFIIGILSWPGLCRIVRGQILTLREQEFMIAANALGIKDRKKIFKHLLPNTIPSIIVAATLNIGSAILTESSLSFLGLGVVPPTPSWGNMVQSVSDLYKLEHYPWLWMPAGICILITVMAINLLGDGLRDALDPKLKK; this comes from the coding sequence ATGGAAAACAAAGCAAGCGCTAAGGTTTATGATAGTAGTAAAATTGTAAGTCCTAAAGTAATGGCATGGCGCAGGTTAAAAAAGAATAAACTTGCAGTGGCAGGATTATTTATATTAATTTTTATGGTTATATTTTCAATACTAGGACCGGTAGTATCGCCATATACCACAGATACTATGGATTACAGTAGTCCAACTATAGGACCATGTTTACATCATTTGCTAGGAACTGATGAACTTGGTAGAGATGTACTTACAAGACTTATGTATGCAGGAAGAATATCCTTAGCCGTTGGTATAGCGGCAGTTGTGGTTGAAATAATAGTTGGTAGTATGTTGGGTGCTGTTTCTGGTTTTTATGGCGGAATAATAGATGGATTAATTATGAGAATAGCAGATGTTTTTTTGTGTATACCTTTCTTTCCAATATTAATCACAATTGCAGCACTGTTTAGTGATCTTAAGATTAAATCTCAATTTAAGGTGCCATTTTTAATGTTTATAATAGGAATATTATCTTGGCCAGGTCTTTGTCGTATTGTAAGAGGTCAAATACTTACTTTAAGAGAACAAGAATTTATGATTGCTGCAAATGCTTTAGGAATTAAGGATAGAAAAAAGATATTTAAGCATCTTTTGCCAAACACAATTCCGTCTATCATTGTAGCAGCAACTTTAAATATAGGTAGTGCAATTTTAACAGAATCTTCTCTTAGTTTTTTGGGGCTTGGAGTTGTTCCACCTACACCTTCTTGGGGTAATATGGTTCAATCTGTAAGTGACCTGTATAAACTTGAGCATTATCCATGGCTTTGGATGCCAGCGGGCATATGTATACTCATAACGGTTATGGCTATAAATCTTTTAGGTGATGGATTAAGAGATGCCTTAGATCCTAAGCTGAAGAAATAA
- a CDS encoding serine hydrolase domain-containing protein, whose protein sequence is MSVDINRLNKAFDLIEEGVLKGYFPGVVAAVGNKEGIIKLESFGKRCIYKKELSMNKNTLFDLASLTKVVATNTLFMIFLEKGLISVYDNVDYYLKDFSGEDKDKITIFNLLTHTAGFIPCEPLYEICKDYEDAISYICKSELLYKPGEKCSYSDFSYILLAYILEKIGGERLDTLCERYIFKPLNMRNTTFKPQGNNIAATEVDKDTNKPLIGICHDENGRFFGGISGHAGLFSDIEDLCTFSHMLINEGNGFISKAAFRAMTTNHTIGLEDNRGYGWCIKGDRNSFMGDIAFKETFGHNGFTGTSLWVDIKNDVYAILLTNRVHPTRNNSNIIRFRRIFSNAVLASVKG, encoded by the coding sequence ATGAGTGTTGATATAAATAGACTTAACAAGGCTTTTGACCTTATAGAAGAAGGGGTTTTAAAAGGATATTTTCCAGGTGTAGTGGCAGCGGTAGGGAATAAAGAAGGAATTATAAAGTTAGAAAGCTTTGGAAAGAGATGCATATACAAGAAAGAGCTAAGTATGAACAAAAATACTCTGTTTGATTTAGCTTCTTTAACTAAAGTTGTAGCTACTAACACACTTTTCATGATTTTTTTAGAAAAAGGTCTTATATCTGTTTATGATAATGTGGATTACTATCTAAAAGATTTTAGTGGGGAGGATAAGGATAAAATAACCATATTTAATCTTTTAACGCATACAGCAGGTTTTATTCCCTGTGAACCTCTTTATGAAATCTGCAAGGATTATGAGGATGCCATAAGTTATATATGTAAAAGTGAACTTTTATATAAGCCAGGAGAAAAATGCAGCTATAGTGATTTTAGCTATATTTTACTTGCTTATATTCTTGAAAAAATAGGTGGTGAGAGACTGGATACTTTGTGTGAAAGGTATATTTTTAAACCTCTTAATATGAGAAATACAACCTTTAAGCCTCAAGGTAATAATATAGCGGCAACGGAAGTAGATAAAGATACAAATAAGCCCTTAATTGGAATATGTCATGATGAAAATGGAAGATTCTTTGGAGGTATATCAGGTCATGCAGGTTTATTTTCAGATATAGAGGATTTATGTACATTTTCTCACATGCTCATTAATGAAGGAAATGGTTTTATATCAAAAGCCGCCTTTAGAGCAATGACAACTAATCATACAATAGGGCTTGAAGACAACAGGGGATATGGCTGGTGTATTAAAGGAGATAGGAATTCATTTATGGGAGATATAGCCTTTAAGGAAACCTTTGGACACAATGGCTTTACAGGAACTTCCCTTTGGGTAGACATTAAAAATGATGTATACGCTATTTTACTAACAAATAGAGTTCATCCAACAAGAAATAACTCAAACATAATAAGGTTCAGAAGAATTTTTAGCAATGCTGTTTTAGCGTCTGTAAAGGGGTGA